AACGTTCCACTTTGGCCATTCCTATTAATACTATCACCATTATAATGAACCTCATTAGTAGAACACCATTTCCTACTAAATATTGCGCACCTTTTAATATATCACTAGGAAACCCTAGGAGAATGCTTAACGGTATCGTCGAAAAGATCAGTGTGTCAGGCGAGAATGCGTTATACGGTGTGAGAACGAATGCTTTTCCTAAGTATGTTTCATATGTACTTAATAACCCTCTTGAATTTATATATGCAAATATAAAGCTAAACATTAGTGTTAGAATTAGTATTATCCATCTAATTTTATGCAGTGATGCATGAGTTTTAGGATTTATTTTTCGCTGAGCGTTTGATACCACTGCTACTATATCTTGAGCGAAACCAAAAGGACACACCCAACCACAAAATATACGACCCAAGAATATGTTTGATAGTATCAGAGTTATTATAGGGATTATCGGAACCACTAGTAAAGCAATCATAATCTGTAGTAGCTCAAACACACCAGGAAACGTACTCCATGGTGCTGAAAGTCCAAGAACTGGTAATGGCACTGGATACGGTCCTAGGGCGAGATTTACGACAAATAAGAAGATCAGTTGGGCTGAAAAACGTATCACGCGTAATACTATGTAATTTCGTTGATTAATGCTAAAATTAATGAACCTTTTTGATATATTTTTTGACATTTTTAATCACCTATGGAAAGATGCCATTAAATCCTGCTGATATTATATTTTTCCAATATTCTAGGATCGAATTAAGTTGATCAAACTCTATTATCATTGTGAACAATGTCGCTGCTATACTTAGTAACATTAATGTTATTATCCTTGTTCTAGAGATCATGCCGATCTACCTACTTTAAAATCAATAAATATTTAAGCTTCTCTGCACTAAATAATATTACATGATGAAGCTTGAAAGGGGGGAGCTCAGCAATGACCGACCCATGCAGCTCTGACAAAATTTCATGTTTACTTGAGTTTTTCTCATAATCTCATCTGTTAAGATTTTATACAACATAGTAAATTATTAGAATGGTGTGGCATTCGATTTACTGGAAGAAGAAGCGAAAAAACTATTAAGGGCTCAACTAGGTGATTTAGGGGAGTTTGATTTAAAAGAGCCAC
This region of Thermoprotei archaeon genomic DNA includes:
- a CDS encoding 4Fe-4S binding protein; the encoded protein is MSKNISKRFINFSINQRNYIVLRVIRFSAQLIFLFVVNLALGPYPVPLPVLGLSAPWSTFPGVFELLQIMIALLVVPIIPIITLILSNIFLGRIFCGWVCPFGFAQDIVAVVSNAQRKINPKTHASLHKIRWIILILTLMFSFIFAYINSRGLLSTYETYLGKAFVLTPYNAFSPDTLIFSTIPLSILLGFPSDILKGAQYLVGNGVLLMRFIIMVIVLIGMAKVERFWCRYGCPIGLLNGIVSKYSVFGIYKYPERCDNCGACNRVCPVQIDIEGAGLGRIDYFECVSCMQCVFVCDRKALKISHRS